One Vicinamibacterales bacterium DNA segment encodes these proteins:
- a CDS encoding PepSY-associated TM helix domain-containing protein produces the protein MRRLLFHIHVVVGVATGLYVFVIGISGAALVFRIDMQRALHPHLFTARATGPLAEPVAVMASVSRAYPRHRLSGVEAPTTSRPTYLAYVTSGVEFRTVLVDPVSTDVLGELPDHTPIQALQELHFNLLGGRAGRLVNGAGAFAILILCATGLVIWWPGARAWRRGFMVDTSRDGPPSPRLWRPSRRVLWELHRAIGIWTVAFTVMFAVTGLSFVFPSGLRAVVDSVSTITVARSPQSGAPAAGNTPPSWAQMLDRARGFAAGQHVARVVMPFGDRGAFLVMFANESPTPAGSELTSIYLDQYTGDRLATTSSGRTMGDAAMAAMAPLHVGGVGGQTGKVIWFLFGLGPPILFVSGFILWWIRKVRPRLS, from the coding sequence ATGAGACGTCTCCTCTTCCACATTCACGTCGTCGTGGGAGTCGCGACGGGCCTGTACGTGTTCGTCATCGGCATCAGCGGGGCAGCGCTCGTCTTTCGCATCGACATGCAGCGGGCGCTGCACCCCCACCTGTTCACCGCTCGCGCCACCGGCCCATTGGCCGAACCCGTGGCGGTGATGGCGAGCGTCAGCCGCGCCTATCCCCGGCACCGATTGTCGGGAGTGGAGGCGCCCACCACGTCACGGCCCACCTATCTCGCCTATGTCACGAGCGGCGTCGAGTTCAGGACCGTCCTGGTCGATCCGGTCAGCACCGACGTGCTGGGCGAACTGCCGGACCACACGCCGATCCAGGCGTTGCAGGAACTGCACTTCAACCTGTTGGGTGGGCGCGCCGGGCGGCTGGTCAACGGCGCCGGCGCGTTCGCCATCCTGATCCTGTGCGCCACGGGTCTCGTGATCTGGTGGCCGGGCGCCAGGGCCTGGCGCCGGGGATTCATGGTGGACACCAGCCGCGACGGCCCGCCGTCGCCAAGGCTATGGCGGCCAAGCCGCCGCGTGCTGTGGGAGTTGCATCGCGCGATCGGCATCTGGACCGTGGCGTTCACCGTCATGTTTGCCGTCACCGGCCTGTCGTTCGTGTTCCCGTCAGGATTGCGAGCGGTCGTGGACAGCGTGTCAACGATTACGGTGGCGCGGTCGCCGCAGTCGGGCGCGCCGGCGGCGGGCAACACCCCGCCGTCGTGGGCCCAGATGCTCGATCGGGCGAGGGGATTCGCGGCGGGACAGCACGTCGCTCGAGTGGTGATGCCGTTCGGCGATCGCGGTGCGTTCCTCGTGATGTTCGCCAACGAGAGCCCAACGCCGGCCGGGTCGGAACTCACGTCGATCTACCTGGATCAATACACCGGGGATCGCCTGGCCACGACCTCGTCCGGGCGAACGATGGGGGATGCGGCGATGGCCGCGATGGCGCCGCTGCACGTCGGCGGCGTCGGCGGCCAGACCGGGAAGGTCATCTGGTTCCTGTTCGGACTTGGGCCGCCGATCCTGTTCGTGTCCGGTTTCATCCTGTGGTGGATCCGCAAGGTCCGCCCGCGCCTGTCTTAA
- a CDS encoding TonB-dependent receptor, whose translation MYLPFRSVLVFLFILQVAAGPANAGRRIDQAAPAGIAMQGVVSDTSGAVVAGATVEALAAGRSIASAATGADGHYRLDLPAGVPVEVRVHRDGFADQVIAVAGGWQTVTKHVTLQLGGVADALVVTAARGAESRAHVTESVTAFTRADIEALGGASLADVVRYVPGVNIESNGRDGALASMFSRGGESDYNLVLIDGVRVNQSGGGFDFSRINAAEIDRVEVVRGAQSSLWGSDAMGAVVQIFTRRAGAGDGAQATGSAEGGSFGALRSDLRLNGGASRSVDYSAGISHRRSSGAFADLLPEDDRFEQTAFDAGLGATLGRRAGVRGAVRYTKGSGKAVGPISYGARDSGGAYETRDLSGHVDLSHSLGSRLTGTATFNYFRYKSVSADTVSDPGVVTYAVLAGTPNAIFPNGTRLVRLVDAAEFNALVAAGATPAPGQFLASGQSYDFPFTSTSQFRRPAVRYQADYAWSGHRLSAGYEWERESDPLSAGRGLTNHSAFVQQQFTARDRWFATVGGRFDRKEGFDTFFSPKLSVGGFVVPFRRGAVSSVKVFGNLGKGIKSPSLGDRFGGPYADPAPDLAVERARTGDVGVEATFADQRFHTLVTYFNNDYTDQIAYRGGRVGDGVAELINIDGSKADGWEVEWALQRPVAGFTAAASYALVDNRVVTNISTSQQFQPGQPLLRRPKHSGAVRASWVRGRASVSFHARLVGERHDNSFLFLRTVPNAARPAAITTDITVNPGYTVMGLGLDLRVHDTLTLFVRGDNLGDQAYDSVLGYPAMPRAVVAGARFNLGARR comes from the coding sequence ATGTACCTGCCGTTTCGTTCTGTACTCGTTTTCCTGTTCATTCTTCAGGTCGCTGCCGGTCCGGCTAACGCCGGACGCCGCATCGATCAGGCGGCGCCGGCCGGCATCGCCATGCAAGGCGTCGTGTCCGATACGTCGGGCGCCGTCGTTGCCGGAGCCACGGTCGAGGCCCTCGCCGCCGGCCGTTCAATTGCCAGCGCCGCGACCGGCGCCGACGGGCACTACCGCCTCGACCTCCCGGCCGGCGTGCCGGTCGAAGTGCGCGTGCACCGCGACGGTTTCGCCGATCAAGTGATCGCGGTGGCCGGCGGGTGGCAGACGGTGACGAAGCACGTGACGTTGCAGCTGGGCGGCGTCGCCGACGCGCTGGTCGTGACGGCAGCGCGCGGGGCCGAGAGTCGCGCCCATGTCACCGAGTCGGTGACCGCATTCACGCGCGCCGACATCGAGGCGCTCGGCGGCGCCTCGCTCGCCGACGTGGTCCGCTACGTGCCGGGCGTGAACATCGAGAGCAACGGGCGCGACGGCGCGCTGGCGTCGATGTTCTCGCGCGGCGGCGAGTCGGACTACAACCTGGTCCTGATCGACGGCGTGCGCGTCAACCAGAGTGGCGGCGGATTCGACTTCAGCCGCATCAACGCCGCCGAGATCGATCGCGTGGAGGTGGTGCGCGGCGCGCAGTCCTCCCTGTGGGGATCCGACGCGATGGGCGCCGTGGTGCAGATCTTTACCAGGCGCGCCGGCGCCGGCGATGGCGCGCAGGCGACCGGGTCGGCCGAAGGCGGCTCGTTCGGCGCCCTCCGCAGCGACCTGCGCCTCAATGGCGGCGCGTCCCGTTCGGTGGACTACTCCGCGGGTATCTCGCATCGCCGGTCCAGCGGCGCGTTTGCGGACCTGTTGCCGGAAGACGATCGGTTCGAGCAGACGGCGTTTGACGCGGGCCTGGGCGCCACGCTCGGCCGCCGCGCCGGCGTGCGCGGCGCGGTGCGCTACACCAAGGGCTCCGGCAAGGCCGTCGGGCCGATCAGCTACGGCGCCCGGGACAGCGGCGGCGCCTACGAGACGCGCGACCTCTCGGGCCACGTCGACCTGTCGCACTCGCTGGGATCGCGGCTGACCGGCACGGCGACGTTCAACTACTTCCGCTACAAGAGCGTGTCGGCCGACACGGTGAGCGACCCCGGCGTCGTCACCTACGCCGTGCTCGCCGGCACGCCCAACGCGATCTTCCCGAACGGCACGCGGCTGGTGCGCCTGGTTGACGCCGCGGAGTTCAACGCCCTGGTGGCCGCCGGCGCGACGCCGGCGCCGGGACAGTTCCTGGCCTCCGGGCAGTCGTACGACTTTCCGTTCACCAGCACGTCGCAGTTCCGCCGGCCGGCCGTCCGGTATCAAGCCGACTACGCCTGGTCCGGCCACCGCTTGAGCGCCGGGTACGAGTGGGAGCGCGAGAGCGACCCGCTCAGCGCCGGCAGGGGGCTCACCAACCACTCGGCGTTCGTCCAGCAGCAATTCACGGCCCGCGATCGCTGGTTCGCCACCGTGGGCGGCCGCTTCGACCGCAAGGAGGGCTTCGACACCTTCTTCAGCCCGAAGCTGTCGGTGGGCGGCTTCGTCGTGCCCTTCCGTCGCGGCGCGGTGTCGTCGGTGAAGGTGTTCGGCAACCTCGGCAAGGGCATCAAGTCGCCGTCGCTTGGCGATCGGTTTGGCGGTCCCTACGCCGATCCGGCGCCGGACCTCGCCGTGGAGCGCGCGCGCACCGGTGATGTCGGCGTCGAAGCCACGTTCGCCGACCAGCGGTTCCATACCTTGGTGACCTACTTCAACAACGACTACACGGATCAGATCGCCTACCGCGGCGGCCGCGTCGGTGACGGCGTGGCCGAGCTCATCAACATCGACGGCTCGAAGGCGGATGGGTGGGAAGTGGAGTGGGCGCTGCAGCGTCCGGTGGCCGGCTTCACCGCGGCGGCGAGCTATGCCCTGGTGGACAACCGCGTGGTCACCAACATCAGCACCAGCCAGCAGTTCCAGCCGGGACAGCCGCTGCTGCGCCGGCCGAAGCACTCGGGCGCCGTCCGCGCGTCGTGGGTCCGCGGCCGCGCCTCGGTGTCCTTCCATGCGCGGCTCGTCGGCGAACGGCACGACAACAGCTTTCTCTTCCTCCGAACCGTGCCGAACGCTGCGCGACCGGCGGCCATCACCACCGACATCACGGTCAACCCCGGCTACACGGTGATGGGGCTCGGGCTCGATCTCCGCGTCCACGACACGCTGACGCTCTTCGTTCGCGGCGACAACCTCGGCGACCAGGCCTACGACAGCGTGCTCGGCTATCCGGCGATGCCGCGCGCCGTCGTCGCCGGCGCGCGCTTCAATCTCGGCGCCCGCCGCTGA
- a CDS encoding TerC family protein: MDELFTPAFLTGFFTIIGIDVILSGDNAVVIALAARSLPERQQKRAVFWGAGAAVALRVLLAAVAVQMLRFPYLKLAGGAMLLWIAVKLLLPESDEADVAPADHLWAAVKTIVVADFVMSLDNVVAVAAAAKGSVLLLALGLLISIPLVVFGASMLMKLMERWPIIITLGAGILGWTALDMAITDPMVAPLLHGTSRALHLAIPAAGAIFVIAVGKLIAMRHRREPAMAGNAGLVRD; this comes from the coding sequence ATGGATGAACTGTTCACGCCCGCCTTCCTGACCGGCTTTTTCACGATCATCGGCATCGACGTGATCCTGTCGGGGGACAACGCCGTGGTCATCGCCCTGGCGGCGCGCTCGCTGCCAGAGCGGCAGCAGAAACGCGCCGTGTTCTGGGGCGCCGGCGCGGCCGTGGCCCTGCGCGTGCTGCTGGCGGCGGTCGCCGTGCAGATGCTGCGCTTTCCCTATCTGAAGCTGGCCGGCGGCGCCATGTTGCTGTGGATCGCCGTGAAGCTGCTGCTCCCCGAATCGGACGAGGCCGACGTGGCCCCGGCGGACCACCTGTGGGCGGCGGTGAAGACGATCGTGGTGGCCGACTTCGTGATGAGCCTCGACAACGTCGTGGCGGTGGCGGCGGCGGCGAAGGGCAGCGTGCTGCTGCTGGCCCTCGGGCTGCTGATCAGCATTCCACTGGTGGTATTCGGCGCCAGCATGTTGATGAAGCTGATGGAACGCTGGCCGATCATCATCACCCTTGGCGCCGGCATTCTCGGCTGGACCGCGCTCGACATGGCGATCACCGACCCGATGGTGGCGCCGCTCCTGCACGGGACCTCGCGAGCGCTCCACCTGGCCATTCCCGCGGCCGGCGCGATCTTCGTGATTGCGGTCGGCAAGCTGATCGCGATGCGTCACCGGCGCGAGCCGGCCATGGCCGGCAACGCCGGCCTGGTTCGCGACTGA
- a CDS encoding ABC-F family ATP-binding cassette domain-containing protein, with translation MISFANINKQYGKQLLFVDASFQLNPGEKMGLVGPNGAGKTTIFRMIMGEEGPDEGDVTVPKKLTIGYFRQDVEEMSGRSVLDEAIAGSGRAGDLHHELEELQHAMADPARAHDMDRILARFGEVQEEYDHLGGYALESQAREVLHGLGFDDDRVDGDVGALSGGWKMRVAMARVLLGKPDVLLMDEPTNHLDLKSIIWLESFLKSHDGALLMTSHDREFMNRIVSKIAEIDSGEITLYSGDYDFYERERALREANKEAAYARQQSMLAKEQRFIDRFKTHAAKASQVQSRIKAPDKIEKLELPKQRVVVKFTFKDPPRSGDQVAVIEGLAKAYGERVIYEGFNLTIRRGERWAVMGRNGAGKTTLLKMLAGALAPDDGEVRLGASLKMGYFAQQSLDLLDGDLTVFEQLQKDFSREGVGALRSLAGAFQFSGDDVDKKIRALSGGEKSRLVMARMLFDPPNFLILDEPTNHLDLATKEMLVDSLKAFEGTMIFVSHDRAFLRGISNRVLELGGETGTDTHPHAYPGSYVEYVERTGHEAPGIHS, from the coding sequence TTGATTTCCTTCGCCAATATCAACAAGCAGTACGGCAAGCAGCTCCTGTTCGTCGACGCCTCGTTCCAGCTGAACCCCGGCGAGAAGATGGGGCTGGTGGGGCCCAACGGCGCCGGCAAGACCACGATCTTCCGGATGATCATGGGCGAAGAAGGCCCGGACGAGGGCGACGTCACCGTCCCGAAAAAGCTGACCATCGGCTACTTCCGCCAGGACGTCGAAGAGATGTCGGGCCGCTCGGTGCTCGACGAGGCCATTGCCGGCAGCGGCCGCGCCGGCGACCTCCATCACGAACTCGAAGAGCTGCAGCACGCCATGGCCGATCCGGCGCGCGCGCACGACATGGACAGGATCCTCGCGCGCTTCGGCGAGGTGCAGGAAGAGTACGACCACCTCGGCGGCTACGCCCTCGAAAGCCAGGCCCGCGAAGTGCTCCATGGCCTCGGCTTCGACGACGACCGCGTTGACGGCGACGTCGGCGCGCTGTCGGGCGGCTGGAAGATGCGCGTCGCCATGGCCCGCGTGCTGCTCGGCAAGCCCGACGTGCTGCTGATGGACGAGCCGACCAACCACCTCGACCTCAAGTCGATCATCTGGCTCGAAAGCTTCCTGAAGTCGCACGACGGCGCCCTGCTCATGACTTCGCACGACCGCGAATTCATGAACCGCATCGTCTCGAAGATCGCCGAAATCGACAGCGGCGAGATCACGCTCTACTCGGGCGACTACGACTTCTACGAGCGCGAGCGCGCCTTGCGCGAGGCCAACAAGGAAGCCGCCTACGCGCGCCAGCAGTCGATGCTCGCCAAGGAACAGCGCTTCATCGATCGCTTCAAGACCCACGCCGCCAAGGCCTCGCAGGTGCAGAGCCGCATCAAGGCGCCCGACAAGATCGAGAAGCTCGAGCTGCCCAAGCAGCGCGTGGTGGTGAAGTTCACCTTCAAGGATCCGCCCCGCTCCGGCGACCAGGTGGCGGTGATCGAGGGACTCGCCAAGGCCTACGGCGAGCGCGTGATCTACGAGGGCTTCAACCTCACCATCCGCCGCGGTGAGCGCTGGGCGGTGATGGGCCGCAACGGCGCCGGCAAGACCACGCTGCTCAAGATGCTCGCCGGCGCGCTGGCGCCCGACGACGGCGAGGTGCGGCTGGGCGCCAGCCTGAAGATGGGCTACTTCGCGCAGCAGTCGCTCGACCTGCTGGACGGCGATCTCACGGTGTTCGAGCAACTGCAGAAGGACTTCTCGCGGGAAGGCGTTGGCGCGCTGCGCTCGCTGGCCGGCGCCTTCCAGTTCTCGGGCGACGATGTCGACAAGAAGATCCGGGCGCTGTCGGGCGGCGAGAAGTCACGCCTGGTGATGGCGCGCATGCTCTTCGACCCGCCCAACTTCCTGATCCTGGACGAGCCGACCAACCACCTCGACCTGGCGACCAAGGAAATGCTGGTGGATTCGCTCAAGGCCTTCGAGGGGACGATGATCTTCGTGTCCCACGATCGCGCCTTCCTGCGCGGCATCAGCAACCGCGTGCTGGAGCTCGGCGGCGAGACCGGCACCGACACGCACCCGCACGCGTATCCGGGCTCCTACGTGGAATACGTCGAGCGCACCGGCCACGAAGCGCCCGGCATTCATTCCTAG
- a CDS encoding CAP domain-containing protein yields the protein MNEVEQRLFDLTNGQRRRGGLRPLVEAATLSLAARRHSEDMLRRRFFAHVNPDRKTHADRINAVLQWTSGETAENLWMRSGPVTPANLTGIVDEAIRQLMASRSHRANILNRRYDHLGIGVALTASEVRVTQLFARFER from the coding sequence GTGAACGAAGTCGAACAACGGCTCTTCGACCTGACCAACGGGCAACGCCGCCGCGGCGGGCTCCGTCCGCTGGTCGAAGCCGCCACCTTGTCGCTCGCCGCGAGGCGCCACAGCGAAGACATGCTGCGCCGGCGTTTCTTCGCGCACGTCAACCCCGACAGAAAAACGCATGCGGATCGCATCAACGCGGTCCTGCAATGGACGTCGGGCGAAACGGCGGAGAATCTCTGGATGCGTTCGGGTCCGGTGACACCGGCGAACCTGACGGGCATTGTGGACGAGGCGATCAGGCAACTGATGGCCAGCCGCAGCCATCGGGCCAACATCCTGAACCGCCGCTACGACCACCTCGGCATTGGCGTCGCCCTGACCGCGTCCGAGGTGCGCGTGACCCAGCTGTTCGCTCGATTCGAACGCTGA
- a CDS encoding cbb3-type cytochrome c oxidase subunit I, whose translation MADIAETRAVPRVDTTLVHAHGIAALVTLLLSVTFGIIVAFQLLYPDLGAGTPWLSWGRLRYSHTQGIMLGWLGNAFLAFLYHAVPILSGRPVTSPRLGRWLFALWNFAVMLPGWVLVLAGVSQPLEWAEFPLVVDAVVVVSLLMAAVQFLPPFFTRGLEYLYVSSWYIIGGLVFTLLAYPMGNIVPEFVPGASGAAFSGLWIHDAVGLFVTPLALAIIYFVIPAATRRPIYSHFLSMLGFWLLFFLYPLNGTHHYVFSVIPMSAQLAAITASALLGVDVIIVVANLLLSLRGAGVIPRDPGLRFVATGTYFYLIVSLQGSMQAQMSINQAVHFTDWVVGHSHLAMLGFASFAAAGGLVHAWQRIPWARYNARAINHAYWLLVAGLLLMVVDLTIAGLVQGRLWSDGAPWIESVRASRVFWVIRAHGSSWLLAGGFISLLVGLTTGPRGGGLTAVEDSVGVAPVEQIAPKLVPVAGGAS comes from the coding sequence GTGGCCGATATCGCTGAAACCCGCGCCGTGCCCAGGGTCGATACCACCCTGGTGCACGCGCACGGGATCGCCGCCCTGGTGACCCTGCTTCTCTCGGTCACCTTCGGCATCATCGTCGCGTTCCAGTTGCTCTATCCGGATCTCGGCGCGGGCACGCCCTGGCTCAGTTGGGGACGCCTGCGCTATTCCCACACCCAGGGCATCATGCTCGGCTGGCTGGGGAACGCCTTCTTGGCGTTCCTGTACCACGCCGTGCCGATCCTGAGCGGCCGCCCGGTGACGAGCCCGCGGCTGGGCCGCTGGTTGTTCGCGCTGTGGAATTTTGCGGTCATGCTGCCAGGCTGGGTGCTGGTGCTGGCGGGCGTGAGCCAGCCGCTCGAGTGGGCCGAGTTCCCGCTCGTCGTTGACGCCGTCGTGGTCGTCTCCCTGCTGATGGCGGCGGTGCAGTTCCTGCCGCCGTTCTTCACGCGCGGGCTCGAATACCTCTACGTGTCGAGCTGGTACATCATCGGCGGCCTGGTCTTCACGCTGCTGGCCTATCCGATGGGCAACATCGTGCCGGAGTTCGTGCCCGGGGCGAGCGGCGCCGCCTTCAGCGGCCTGTGGATTCACGACGCGGTGGGGCTGTTCGTGACGCCGCTGGCGCTGGCCATCATTTACTTCGTGATCCCCGCCGCGACGCGGCGGCCCATCTACAGCCACTTCCTGTCGATGCTCGGCTTCTGGCTGTTGTTCTTCCTGTATCCGCTGAACGGCACGCACCACTACGTGTTCTCGGTGATCCCGATGTCGGCGCAGCTCGCTGCCATCACGGCTTCGGCGCTGCTCGGCGTGGACGTGATTATCGTGGTGGCCAACCTGCTGTTGTCGCTCCGGGGCGCGGGGGTGATTCCGAGGGATCCGGGCCTGCGCTTCGTGGCCACCGGCACCTACTTCTACCTGATCGTCAGCCTCCAGGGATCGATGCAGGCGCAGATGTCGATCAACCAGGCCGTGCACTTCACCGACTGGGTGGTGGGCCACTCGCACCTGGCCATGCTCGGGTTCGCGTCGTTTGCCGCGGCCGGCGGCCTGGTGCACGCGTGGCAGCGCATCCCATGGGCGCGCTACAACGCGCGCGCCATCAATCACGCCTACTGGTTGCTGGTGGCGGGATTGCTGTTGATGGTGGTGGACCTGACGATTGCGGGACTGGTGCAGGGGCGCCTGTGGTCCGACGGCGCGCCGTGGATCGAGTCGGTGCGGGCATCGAGGGTGTTCTGGGTGATTCGCGCGCACGGTTCCTCGTGGCTGCTGGCTGGCGGCTTCATCTCGCTGCTGGTGGGACTCACCACCGGCCCAAGGGGCGGCGGATTGACGGCGGTGGAAGACAGCGTCGGCGTTGCGCCGGTTGAGCAGATCGCGCCGAAGCTGGTGCCGGTCGCGGGAGGCGCGTCATGA
- a CDS encoding cbb3-type cytochrome c oxidase subunit II, protein MSTTPGRAVRKAYLVASVAGVLFFVMSVGLLGVWPRRVIEAQTAAMSPEHPLGMSASALRGRAIYGREGCAYCHTQQIRYLHTDMSRFGAPTLAWETRFDYPHLWGTRRIGPDLSRAAGTRSADWHFAHLFAPRSVVTASVMPAYPSLFDGAPDRPRQAARDLLSYLETLGRAREIAGPEGEAHAREACNCADDEMLQMAFDGPVNANPAKTRRGGEVPALPPAADLARGRQLYGDHCASCHGSSGQGDGPGATALKPRPGNLAEHEYSDAQLAEVLWNGVAGTAMPAWRDHPLADLAALAAVVKSFAAARAEPALPEHLAEIGARVYASSCAQCHGQQGDGRGTAAAALAMAPANFRQQRPSLDLSLRALRNGVDGTPMAPWNSRLGADEMLAVAHHVRGFYDGGSR, encoded by the coding sequence ATGAGCACCACGCCGGGACGGGCCGTGCGCAAGGCCTATCTCGTGGCCAGCGTGGCCGGGGTGTTGTTCTTCGTGATGTCGGTGGGACTGCTCGGCGTGTGGCCCAGGCGCGTGATCGAGGCGCAGACGGCGGCGATGTCGCCCGAGCACCCGCTGGGCATGAGCGCGAGCGCGCTGCGCGGCCGCGCCATCTACGGCCGCGAAGGGTGCGCCTACTGCCACACGCAGCAGATTCGCTATCTCCACACCGACATGTCGCGGTTTGGCGCGCCGACGCTGGCGTGGGAAACGCGATTCGATTATCCGCACCTGTGGGGCACGCGGCGCATCGGCCCCGACCTGTCGCGCGCGGCAGGCACCCGATCGGCGGATTGGCACTTCGCCCACCTGTTCGCGCCACGGTCGGTGGTGACCGCGTCGGTGATGCCGGCATACCCGTCGCTCTTCGACGGCGCGCCCGACCGCCCGCGCCAGGCGGCACGCGACCTGCTGTCGTATCTCGAGACCCTGGGCCGCGCCCGCGAGATTGCCGGCCCCGAGGGCGAGGCCCACGCGCGCGAGGCGTGCAACTGCGCCGACGACGAGATGTTGCAGATGGCGTTTGACGGGCCCGTCAACGCCAACCCGGCGAAGACGCGGCGCGGCGGCGAGGTGCCGGCGCTGCCGCCTGCCGCCGACCTCGCCCGCGGGCGGCAGCTGTACGGCGACCATTGCGCCAGCTGCCACGGCAGCTCGGGCCAGGGCGACGGACCCGGCGCGACGGCGCTCAAGCCGCGGCCCGGCAACCTGGCCGAGCACGAATACAGCGACGCGCAGCTGGCGGAGGTGCTGTGGAACGGCGTGGCGGGCACCGCCATGCCGGCGTGGCGCGACCATCCACTCGCGGACCTGGCCGCGCTGGCCGCGGTGGTGAAAAGCTTTGCCGCCGCCCGCGCGGAGCCGGCACTGCCCGAGCACCTGGCCGAGATCGGCGCGCGCGTCTACGCCTCCAGTTGCGCGCAGTGCCACGGCCAGCAAGGCGACGGCCGCGGCACGGCGGCCGCGGCGCTGGCGATGGCGCCGGCTAATTTCCGGCAGCAGCGGCCCTCGCTCGACCTCAGCCTTCGCGCGCTGCGTAACGGCGTGGATGGGACGCCGATGGCACCGTGGAACTCGCGCCTGGGCGCCGACGAGATGCTGGCCGTTGCCCATCACGTCAGGGGCTTCTACGATGGGGGATCCCGATGA